The following proteins are co-located in the Deltaproteobacteria bacterium genome:
- a CDS encoding response regulator: MCHLSRKILVVDDEQLVRWSVRRYLEAEGFEAFEANGGVRALEILEAEPICILITDLMMPGMDGVELIRKAIKRYPALIVLVITANDSSNMVRAAEDAGAFKTFTKPIPFRELTGTIQMLV, from the coding sequence ATGTGCCATCTCAGCAGGAAAATACTGGTTGTCGATGACGAACAACTGGTGCGTTGGTCTGTGCGCCGATACCTTGAGGCTGAGGGATTTGAGGCTTTCGAGGCGAACGGCGGTGTGCGTGCTCTGGAGATCCTGGAGGCGGAACCCATCTGTATTCTCATAACCGACCTGATGATGCCGGGAATGGATGGGGTGGAACTCATAAGAAAGGCAATCAAACGTTACCCCGCTCTCATTGTTCTCGTTATTACGGCAAACGACTCTTCGAACATGGTCCGGGCGGCAGAGGACGCGGGAGCGTTTAAGACCTTCACGAAACCCATTCCGTTCAGAGAACTCACCGGAACCATTCAGATGCTCGTGTAG